One genomic window of Denticeps clupeoides chromosome 14, fDenClu1.1, whole genome shotgun sequence includes the following:
- the armh4 gene encoding armadillo-like helical domain-containing protein 4 isoform X3, whose protein sequence is MGFMTLKGFLLAGACLSAWAAPLSSISGSTVSPGTRDCDRQVRAEIKPTTGLESSQSNDTGQQCPTPVGNVEGDASFGTLGILYEDADPKMEEGGTEQRRSDGEVQSQGTWISSIANSSVDERQATAPVSARPEFLTGEDQTRLPRDETVKGVSSATSEAAASSTEDKRITAVMHTGRSTMPTPSPSTVQSEWTTDGHGESQMAPGKSDLMQSGVSLDHDGEPMGTKEGPKDTKAPLEGDEAEWKAETPQDPFRKSFSSPDPGSPTRAFDGPPSLVPTSISAAAHPSQTSTPLSAWSLTQDDVSLLPSSEEVGPDPTMSSEDLPLIFEPFDDDTAGAVAFTGQPTGSMVASQPSAHMEPGEVESQLGQMVTVDADQTLSEVPAPGGSEWLSSWQTSGAELLEAVSTSHPLANTPLSEPMHITDHGRESDADIPQNPGGTSPTSPSLITGSAQQNHAVTVTRTTHKPASGLEELESEEEHDEDEEDEEIEDSEEEDDDEEESEEDQTESPASAPTRPPYSLIPPPPVWVQRNQGLVRSWVELIREKAGYVSGMLAPVGIGIAGALLIVGALYSVRMIHRKRRNSFKHQRRKPREVRHGQDQAMLLADSSEDEF, encoded by the exons ATGGGCTTTATGACTTTAAAGGGCTTCTTGCTGGCTGgggcctgtctgtctgcttgGGCTGCTCCACTGTCGTCCATCAGTGGTAGTACAGTGTCACCAGGGACCAGAGACTGCGACAGACAAGTTAGGGCTGAAATAAAACCTACAACTGGTTTAGAATCCAGTCAAAGCAATGATACAGGACAACAATGCCCCACGCCAGTGGGTAATGTAGAAGGCGACGCCTCGTTTGGGACATTAGGCATTTTGTATGAAGACGCAGATCCGAAAATGGAGGAAGGTGGGACGGAGCAGAGAAGGTCTGATGGTGAAGTACAGAGCCAGGGGACTTGGATATCATCTATTGCTAACAGCTCCGTCGACGAGAGACAGGCGACTGCTCCAGTTTCAGCCAGACCTGAATTCTTGACTGGCGAGGACCAGACACGACTACCCAGAGACGAAACTGTGAAGGGGGTGTCATCTGCCACGTCAGAAGCAGCCGCCTCCTCAACAGAAGACAAGAGAATCACGGCGGTGATGCACACTGGCAGATCCACCATGCCAACACCTTCTCCATCCACTGTGCAATCAGAATGGACAACAGATGGCCACGGAGAGTCGCAGATGGCACCAGGCAAGAGTGACCTCATGCAGTCTGGAGTTTCACTTGACCATGATGGGGAACCGATGGGGACTAAAGAGGGCCCAAAAGACACTAAAGCCCCTTTGGAAGGGGATGAGGCTGAATGGAAGGCAGAAACACCCCAAGACCCCTTCAGGAAGTCCTTCAGTTCTCCAGACCCAGGCAGTCCGACAAGAGCCTTTGATGGACCGCCGTCATTGGTCCCTACCTCCATCTCTGCAGCTGCCCATCCTAGCCAAACCAGCACCCCGTTATCAGCATGGAGCCTCACACAAG ATGATGTGAGTCTCCTTCCATCTTCTGAGGAGGTGGGACCTGATCCAACTATGTCATCTGAAGACCTCCCACTAATCTTTGAGCCCTTTGATGATGACACAGCAGGGGCTGTAGCTTTTACTGGACAGCCCACTGGCTCCATGGTGGCCTCACAACCTTCCGCACACATGGAACCAGGAGAAGTCGAGTCACAGCTCGGGCAAATGGTCACCGTGGATGCAGACCAGACCCTGTCAGAGGTTCCTGCTCCAGGAGGTTCAGAGTGGCTGTCGTCCTGGCAAACCTCTGGGGCGGAGCTCTTGGAGGCTGTCAGTACATCTCACCCTCTGGCTAACACACCCTTGTCAGAGCCGATGCATATCACCGACCACGGCAGAGAATCTG ATGCTGACATCCCACAGAACCCTGGGGGAACAAGTCCCACCTCCCCATCTCTGATAACAGGGAGTGCCCAGCAAAACCATGCAGTGACTGTTACCAGGACAACGCACAAGCCAGCGTCTGGATTAGAGGAGCTGGAATCTGAAG aagAGCATGACGAGGACGAGGAAGATGAGGAAATAGAGGATTcggaagaggaggatgatgatgaggaggagagcgaggaggacCAGACTGAAAGCCCTGCATCGGCACCCACACGGCCACCTTATAGCCTCATCCCACCTCCACCAGTGTGGGTGCAGCGTAACCAGGGCCTAG TGCGCAGCTGGGTGGAGCTTATTCGGGAAAAG GCTGGATATGTGTCTGGTATGTTGGCACCTGTTGGCATTGGCATTGCTGGGGCGCTGCTCATTGTTGGGGCTCTGTACAGCGTTAGGATGATCCACCGCAAGCGGCGGAACAGCTTCAAGCACCAAAGGAGGAAG CCCAGGGAGGTGAGACACGGTCAAGACCAAGCGATGCTGCTCGCCGACAGCTCGGAAGACGAGTTCTGA
- the armh4 gene encoding uncharacterized protein KIAA0754 isoform X1 encodes MGFMTLKGFLLAGACLSAWAAPLSSISGSTVSPGTRDCDRQVRAEIKPTTGLESSQSNDTGQQCPTPVGNVEGDASFGTLGILYEDADPKMEEGGTEQRRSDGEVQSQGTWISSIANSSVDERQATAPVSARPEFLTGEDQTRLPRDETVKGVSSATSEAAASSTEDKRITAVMHTGRSTMPTPSPSTVQSEWTTDGHGESQMAPGKSDLMQSGVSLDHDGEPMGTKEGPKDTKAPLEGDEAEWKAETPQDPFRKSFSSPDPGSPTRAFDGPPSLVPTSISAAAHPSQTSTPLSAWSLTQGKPVRTRPTLSLSGATSLPFPTVTDPQGRLSLGLGSSQPDLTLASRLEVNGGGTWTEPISLQGDDVSLLPSSEEVGPDPTMSSEDLPLIFEPFDDDTAGAVAFTGQPTGSMVASQPSAHMEPGEVESQLGQMVTVDADQTLSEVPAPGGSEWLSSWQTSGAELLEAVSTSHPLANTPLSEPMHITDHGRESDADIPQNPGGTSPTSPSLITGSAQQNHAVTVTRTTHKPASGLEELESEEEHDEDEEDEEIEDSEEEDDDEEESEEDQTESPASAPTRPPYSLIPPPPVWVQRNQGLVRSWVELIREKAGYVSGMLAPVGIGIAGALLIVGALYSVRMIHRKRRNSFKHQRRKPREVRHGQDQAMLLADSSEDEF; translated from the exons ATGGGCTTTATGACTTTAAAGGGCTTCTTGCTGGCTGgggcctgtctgtctgcttgGGCTGCTCCACTGTCGTCCATCAGTGGTAGTACAGTGTCACCAGGGACCAGAGACTGCGACAGACAAGTTAGGGCTGAAATAAAACCTACAACTGGTTTAGAATCCAGTCAAAGCAATGATACAGGACAACAATGCCCCACGCCAGTGGGTAATGTAGAAGGCGACGCCTCGTTTGGGACATTAGGCATTTTGTATGAAGACGCAGATCCGAAAATGGAGGAAGGTGGGACGGAGCAGAGAAGGTCTGATGGTGAAGTACAGAGCCAGGGGACTTGGATATCATCTATTGCTAACAGCTCCGTCGACGAGAGACAGGCGACTGCTCCAGTTTCAGCCAGACCTGAATTCTTGACTGGCGAGGACCAGACACGACTACCCAGAGACGAAACTGTGAAGGGGGTGTCATCTGCCACGTCAGAAGCAGCCGCCTCCTCAACAGAAGACAAGAGAATCACGGCGGTGATGCACACTGGCAGATCCACCATGCCAACACCTTCTCCATCCACTGTGCAATCAGAATGGACAACAGATGGCCACGGAGAGTCGCAGATGGCACCAGGCAAGAGTGACCTCATGCAGTCTGGAGTTTCACTTGACCATGATGGGGAACCGATGGGGACTAAAGAGGGCCCAAAAGACACTAAAGCCCCTTTGGAAGGGGATGAGGCTGAATGGAAGGCAGAAACACCCCAAGACCCCTTCAGGAAGTCCTTCAGTTCTCCAGACCCAGGCAGTCCGACAAGAGCCTTTGATGGACCGCCGTCATTGGTCCCTACCTCCATCTCTGCAGCTGCCCATCCTAGCCAAACCAGCACCCCGTTATCAGCATGGAGCCTCACACAAGGTAAGCCAGTGAGGACGAGACCCACCCTAAGTCTTTCTGGAGCGACTAGTCTACCTTTCCCCACCGTTACTGACCCTCAGGGGAGACTTAGTCTGGGCCTAGGATCCTCTCAGCCTGATCTGACTTTGGCCTCCAGGCTGGAGGTCAATGGAGGAGGCACCTGGACAGAGCCAATAAGTCTTCAGGGTG ATGATGTGAGTCTCCTTCCATCTTCTGAGGAGGTGGGACCTGATCCAACTATGTCATCTGAAGACCTCCCACTAATCTTTGAGCCCTTTGATGATGACACAGCAGGGGCTGTAGCTTTTACTGGACAGCCCACTGGCTCCATGGTGGCCTCACAACCTTCCGCACACATGGAACCAGGAGAAGTCGAGTCACAGCTCGGGCAAATGGTCACCGTGGATGCAGACCAGACCCTGTCAGAGGTTCCTGCTCCAGGAGGTTCAGAGTGGCTGTCGTCCTGGCAAACCTCTGGGGCGGAGCTCTTGGAGGCTGTCAGTACATCTCACCCTCTGGCTAACACACCCTTGTCAGAGCCGATGCATATCACCGACCACGGCAGAGAATCTG ATGCTGACATCCCACAGAACCCTGGGGGAACAAGTCCCACCTCCCCATCTCTGATAACAGGGAGTGCCCAGCAAAACCATGCAGTGACTGTTACCAGGACAACGCACAAGCCAGCGTCTGGATTAGAGGAGCTGGAATCTGAAG aagAGCATGACGAGGACGAGGAAGATGAGGAAATAGAGGATTcggaagaggaggatgatgatgaggaggagagcgaggaggacCAGACTGAAAGCCCTGCATCGGCACCCACACGGCCACCTTATAGCCTCATCCCACCTCCACCAGTGTGGGTGCAGCGTAACCAGGGCCTAG TGCGCAGCTGGGTGGAGCTTATTCGGGAAAAG GCTGGATATGTGTCTGGTATGTTGGCACCTGTTGGCATTGGCATTGCTGGGGCGCTGCTCATTGTTGGGGCTCTGTACAGCGTTAGGATGATCCACCGCAAGCGGCGGAACAGCTTCAAGCACCAAAGGAGGAAG CCCAGGGAGGTGAGACACGGTCAAGACCAAGCGATGCTGCTCGCCGACAGCTCGGAAGACGAGTTCTGA
- the armh4 gene encoding uncharacterized protein KIAA0754 isoform X2 — MGFMTLKGFLLAGACLSAWAAPLSSISGSTVSPGTRDCDRQVRAEIKPTTGLESSQSNDTGQQCPTPVGNVEGDASFGTLGILYEDADPKMEEGGTEQRRSDGEVQSQGTWISSIANSSVDERQATAPVSARPEFLTGEDQTRLPRDETVKGVSSATSEAAASSTEDKRITAVMHTGRSTMPTPSPSTVQSEWTTDGHGESQMAPGKSDLMQSGVSLDHDGEPMGTKEGPKDTKAPLEGDEAEWKAETPQDPFRKSFSSPDPGSPTRAFDGPPSLVPTSISAAAHPSQTSTPLSAWSLTQGKPVRTRPTLSLSGATSLPFPTVTDPQGRLSLGLGSSQPDLTLASRLEVNGGGTWTEPISLQGDDVSLLPSSEEVGPDPTMSSEDLPLIFEPFDDDTAGAVAFTGQPTGSMVASQPSAHMEPGEVESQLGQMVTVDADQTLSEVPAPGGSEWLSSWQTSGAELLEAVSTSHPLANTPLSEPMHITDHGRESDADIPQNPGGTSPTSPSLITGSAQQNHAVTVTRTTHKPASGLEELESEEHDEDEEDEEIEDSEEEDDDEEESEEDQTESPASAPTRPPYSLIPPPPVWVQRNQGLVRSWVELIREKAGYVSGMLAPVGIGIAGALLIVGALYSVRMIHRKRRNSFKHQRRKPREVRHGQDQAMLLADSSEDEF, encoded by the exons ATGGGCTTTATGACTTTAAAGGGCTTCTTGCTGGCTGgggcctgtctgtctgcttgGGCTGCTCCACTGTCGTCCATCAGTGGTAGTACAGTGTCACCAGGGACCAGAGACTGCGACAGACAAGTTAGGGCTGAAATAAAACCTACAACTGGTTTAGAATCCAGTCAAAGCAATGATACAGGACAACAATGCCCCACGCCAGTGGGTAATGTAGAAGGCGACGCCTCGTTTGGGACATTAGGCATTTTGTATGAAGACGCAGATCCGAAAATGGAGGAAGGTGGGACGGAGCAGAGAAGGTCTGATGGTGAAGTACAGAGCCAGGGGACTTGGATATCATCTATTGCTAACAGCTCCGTCGACGAGAGACAGGCGACTGCTCCAGTTTCAGCCAGACCTGAATTCTTGACTGGCGAGGACCAGACACGACTACCCAGAGACGAAACTGTGAAGGGGGTGTCATCTGCCACGTCAGAAGCAGCCGCCTCCTCAACAGAAGACAAGAGAATCACGGCGGTGATGCACACTGGCAGATCCACCATGCCAACACCTTCTCCATCCACTGTGCAATCAGAATGGACAACAGATGGCCACGGAGAGTCGCAGATGGCACCAGGCAAGAGTGACCTCATGCAGTCTGGAGTTTCACTTGACCATGATGGGGAACCGATGGGGACTAAAGAGGGCCCAAAAGACACTAAAGCCCCTTTGGAAGGGGATGAGGCTGAATGGAAGGCAGAAACACCCCAAGACCCCTTCAGGAAGTCCTTCAGTTCTCCAGACCCAGGCAGTCCGACAAGAGCCTTTGATGGACCGCCGTCATTGGTCCCTACCTCCATCTCTGCAGCTGCCCATCCTAGCCAAACCAGCACCCCGTTATCAGCATGGAGCCTCACACAAGGTAAGCCAGTGAGGACGAGACCCACCCTAAGTCTTTCTGGAGCGACTAGTCTACCTTTCCCCACCGTTACTGACCCTCAGGGGAGACTTAGTCTGGGCCTAGGATCCTCTCAGCCTGATCTGACTTTGGCCTCCAGGCTGGAGGTCAATGGAGGAGGCACCTGGACAGAGCCAATAAGTCTTCAGGGTG ATGATGTGAGTCTCCTTCCATCTTCTGAGGAGGTGGGACCTGATCCAACTATGTCATCTGAAGACCTCCCACTAATCTTTGAGCCCTTTGATGATGACACAGCAGGGGCTGTAGCTTTTACTGGACAGCCCACTGGCTCCATGGTGGCCTCACAACCTTCCGCACACATGGAACCAGGAGAAGTCGAGTCACAGCTCGGGCAAATGGTCACCGTGGATGCAGACCAGACCCTGTCAGAGGTTCCTGCTCCAGGAGGTTCAGAGTGGCTGTCGTCCTGGCAAACCTCTGGGGCGGAGCTCTTGGAGGCTGTCAGTACATCTCACCCTCTGGCTAACACACCCTTGTCAGAGCCGATGCATATCACCGACCACGGCAGAGAATCTG ATGCTGACATCCCACAGAACCCTGGGGGAACAAGTCCCACCTCCCCATCTCTGATAACAGGGAGTGCCCAGCAAAACCATGCAGTGACTGTTACCAGGACAACGCACAAGCCAGCGTCTGGATTAGAGGAGCTGGAATCTGAAG AGCATGACGAGGACGAGGAAGATGAGGAAATAGAGGATTcggaagaggaggatgatgatgaggaggagagcgaggaggacCAGACTGAAAGCCCTGCATCGGCACCCACACGGCCACCTTATAGCCTCATCCCACCTCCACCAGTGTGGGTGCAGCGTAACCAGGGCCTAG TGCGCAGCTGGGTGGAGCTTATTCGGGAAAAG GCTGGATATGTGTCTGGTATGTTGGCACCTGTTGGCATTGGCATTGCTGGGGCGCTGCTCATTGTTGGGGCTCTGTACAGCGTTAGGATGATCCACCGCAAGCGGCGGAACAGCTTCAAGCACCAAAGGAGGAAG CCCAGGGAGGTGAGACACGGTCAAGACCAAGCGATGCTGCTCGCCGACAGCTCGGAAGACGAGTTCTGA